From Chaetodon trifascialis isolate fChaTrf1 chromosome 1, fChaTrf1.hap1, whole genome shotgun sequence, one genomic window encodes:
- the LOC139333172 gene encoding protein C19orf12 homolog codes for MAPRMDDVMRLCCELSAHDQIKVAVKNSTKGAMVAGGTAFVGGLLGGPPGIAVGGAVGGLLGSWLTSGQFRPLPQILMELPPTQQQKLYTDIMAVLGNLDWMDAAQLVALVMGNATLQQQVTAALLSYVTKELRAEVRYQD; via the exons ATGGCTCCACGAATGGATGATGTCATGCGTCTGTGCTGTGAATTATCAGCTCACGATCAGATCAAGGTTGCGGTGAAAAACTCAACCAAAGGAGCGATGGTGGCAGGAGGAACAGCCTTTGTCGGCGGGCTGCTCGGTGGACCTCCAGGGATTGCTGTCG GTGGAGCAGTAGGTGGTCTCTTGGGCAGCTGGCTGACCAGCGGGCAGTTCAGGCCTCTGCCTCAGATCCTGATGGAGTTGCCACCGACCCAGCAACAGAAGCTCTATACTGACATTATGGCCGTCTTGGGCAACCTGGACTGGATGGACGCAGCCCAGCTCGTTGCCCTTGTGATGGGCAATGCCaccctccagcagcaggtcactgctgcactgcttaGCTACGTCACAAAGGAGCTCAGAGCAGAGGTGCGTTATCAGGATTGA
- the LOC139331802 gene encoding tumor protein p53-inducible nuclear protein 1 isoform X1, translating to MLSCCSPACCCSFTDCDRGTKMIGKILSQLLGNAVEDFEADSDTYEELMEFEEGGWVIVNLPENQLLSAPEVDPLENLLIEHPSMSVYQMRRRASGAEEEELGSDEDEEDTTRPVAVSRHISWRLAAWGIPLPCNIHLLAVQRARTQAERKKLSRSALHRQNLAKTRFSAVEKRYGHFKQPCQRLCNY from the exons ATGCTTTCTTGCTGTTCACctgcttgctgttgttcatTTACAGACTGCGACAGAGGCACGAAGATGATCGGAAAGATTCTTTCTCAACTGCTTGGGAACGCTGTCGAGGATTTTGAGGCAGACAGCGACACTTATGAGGAGCTGATGGAGTttgaggagggaggatgggTCATTGTTAATCTCCCAG AGAATCAGCTGCTATCGGCCCCTGAGGTGGATCCCCTCGAGAACCTCCTGATCGAGCACCCCAGCATGTCTGTCTACCAGATGAGACGCAGGGCgagtggagcagaggaggaggagctgggctCTGATGAAGACGAAGAGGACACCACCAG GCCAGTGGCAGTGAGCCGGCACATATCTTGGCGTCTGGCTGCCTGGGGAATTCCTCTACCCTGCAACATCCATCTGCTGGCTGTCCAGAGGGCCAGGACCCAGGCTGAGCGCAAGAAGCTGAGCCGCAGCGCCCTCCACAGGCAGAACCTGGCTAAGACACGATTCTCTGCGGTCGAGAAACGCTACGGCCACTTCAAGCAGCCCTGCCAGCGCCTCTGCAACTACTGA
- the LOC139331802 gene encoding tumor protein p53-inducible nuclear protein 1 isoform X2, with protein sequence MIGKILSQLLGNAVEDFEADSDTYEELMEFEEGGWVIVNLPENQLLSAPEVDPLENLLIEHPSMSVYQMRRRASGAEEEELGSDEDEEDTTRPVAVSRHISWRLAAWGIPLPCNIHLLAVQRARTQAERKKLSRSALHRQNLAKTRFSAVEKRYGHFKQPCQRLCNY encoded by the exons ATGATCGGAAAGATTCTTTCTCAACTGCTTGGGAACGCTGTCGAGGATTTTGAGGCAGACAGCGACACTTATGAGGAGCTGATGGAGTttgaggagggaggatgggTCATTGTTAATCTCCCAG AGAATCAGCTGCTATCGGCCCCTGAGGTGGATCCCCTCGAGAACCTCCTGATCGAGCACCCCAGCATGTCTGTCTACCAGATGAGACGCAGGGCgagtggagcagaggaggaggagctgggctCTGATGAAGACGAAGAGGACACCACCAG GCCAGTGGCAGTGAGCCGGCACATATCTTGGCGTCTGGCTGCCTGGGGAATTCCTCTACCCTGCAACATCCATCTGCTGGCTGTCCAGAGGGCCAGGACCCAGGCTGAGCGCAAGAAGCTGAGCCGCAGCGCCCTCCACAGGCAGAACCTGGCTAAGACACGATTCTCTGCGGTCGAGAAACGCTACGGCCACTTCAAGCAGCCCTGCCAGCGCCTCTGCAACTACTGA
- the LOC139335499 gene encoding uncharacterized protein F13E9.13, mitochondrial produces the protein MKFVDLFGRLKSVVIGMVHVKALPGTPLGCMKMSQITEEACREAEIYRDAGVDGVIIENMHDIPYSFSVGPEVCACMTAVCSAVRSVCPSLPLGVQILSSANQQALAVALASGLDFIRAEGFVFSHVADEGLLNACAGDLLRYRKQIGAEHVQVFTDIKKKHSSHALTSDISIEEMARAAEFFLSDGLIITGTATGVQADPRELREVSQSVRIPVLIGSGVTDENIERYLNANGMIIGSHFKEGGHWANAVDPERVKRFMGKRHDLLK, from the exons ATGAAGTTTGTGGACCTTTTTGGGCGCCTGAAATCCGTGGTCATTGGAATGGTCCATGTCAAAGCCTTACCAG GCACCCCGCTGGGTTGTATGAAAATGTCCCAGATCACTGAAGAAGCTTGCAGGGAGGCAGAAATCTACCGTGATGCAGGGGTT GATGGTGTGATCATTGAGAACATGCATGACATCCCTTACTCCTTCTCTGTGGGCCCTGAGGTGTGTGCCTGTATGACTGCAGTGTGCTCTGCTGTGAGAAGCGTCTGTCCATCCCTGCCGCTCGGAGTGCAAATACTGTCTTCTGCTAACCAGCAGGCGCTGGCCGTGGCTCTGGCTTCAG GTCTGGATTTCATCAGGGCTGagggttttgtcttttctcacgTGGCTGACGAGGGCCTCCTGAATGCCTGCGCCGGGGACTTACTGAGATACCGCAAACAGATTGGAGCTGAGCATGTGCAGGTCTTCACCGACATCAAGAAGAAGCACAG cTCCCATGCCCTGACATCAGACATTAGCATTGAGGAGATGGCACGTGCCGCAGAGTTCTTCCTCTCTGATGGACTCATCATCACAGGAACGGCCACTGGAGTGCAGGCTGACCCCCGGGAGCTCAGAG AGGTTTCCCAGTCGGTGAGAATCCCAGTGCTCATAGGTTCTGGAGTGACCGATGAGAACATTGAACGCTACCTTAATGCAAACGGGATGATCATCGGTTCTCATTTCAAGGAGGGTGGCCACTGGGCCAATGCAGTCGACCCTGAGCGAGTGAAGAGGTTCATGGGAAAGAGACATGACCTCCTAAAATGA